The Vibrio bathopelagicus genomic sequence CCATAGAACCATCTACGATGAATGACAGTTCGATCTCTTTGTTGTTCATGAAGCCGCCGCTGCGAAATTCAATCTCTTGGTAGCAACCAGAACGAGAAGCAAAGCTGTTGCCTTTCAGGAAGCCCTTCTCTACGTCTGCTTTCACCATTGCCATGCCCGATGCTTCGACACCTTGGATAATTTTAGCGACCGTTGGCAGTGGGTGAACAGAGATAAAATCGCGGTCTTTAGGGTCAATCGCGAAGCCGATATCTAGGTTGGTTTCTACCCACACGTGACATTGATTCATTTTTGCGTTCAACGCGGTGACTGGCGTTTCATCATTCAGTTTAAGACGGAATGGAACCAGTTTAGTTTCGCCCGGTTGAATAATGAAAGGCTCTACGGCTTGAATACGACCTAGTGAAAAAGTTTCGTAGCTGGTGCTGTCTTCCGTTTCAACTTTCACTTCTGTGTTAAGAACCAAGTTGATCAGGTCAATTTGTTGCTCAACGTCGCCGCCAACAATGTGAACATTGCCAGACAACTCTCCACCTTGGAAAACTTCAATATTATCTAAGACAGTATCAACCTTTGCTGCACCGATGCCCAACGAGGCCTTTAATTTCTTAAACATATTATTTCCCTTTCTAATTATC encodes the following:
- a CDS encoding sporulation protein, whose protein sequence is MFKKLKASLGIGAAKVDTVLDNIEVFQGGELSGNVHIVGGDVEQQIDLINLVLNTEVKVETEDSTSYETFSLGRIQAVEPFIIQPGETKLVPFRLKLNDETPVTALNAKMNQCHVWVETNLDIGFAIDPKDRDFISVHPLPTVAKIIQGVEASGMAMVKADVEKGFLKGNSFASRSGCYQEIEFRSGGFMNNKEIELSFIVDGSMVHCLAEIDRSMSFRGDQYISFSLPANAADSDIRNAVSRIMSA